A segment of the Deinococcus radiopugnans ATCC 19172 genome:
TTGTGGGTGTGCGTGCCCAGCTGCATGGTGTCCTGGGCCATGTAAAAGGCCTTGTCGTCCAGAATCATCTCGTCGCCCTTGGCCCCGCTGGACTCCGCGATGATGAAATGCTTGTTCGTCGGCTCGGTCCAGACCTTGCCCTGGCCGGTAAAACGGGTGGCGAAGGCGCTCTCGCCGGTGCCCGCCGTGGCGATGGCCCGGCTCAGAAAGCCGCCCTTGGCCTGCTGCTCGACGTTGGCCGTGATGTTGCCGTGGCTGTACTGGAACGCGCCGGGTTCGATCAGCACACCCGAGCCGTGAAGCTGGGCCTCCACGGTGAAGCGCCCGTCCATCTGGCGCGTTTCGGCCAGTTCGCCGTCGTTGCCCACCGAGTAGCGGATCACATGGGTCAGCGCGTGGATCCGGAAAGTCACGCCGTCGCCTTTCTGCTCCTGCACAAGCTGCATATGGGTCATGCCAGAAGGGTAATACAGATTTCTATTGGGCGACATGCCCGGAGGCGCAACCCGCAGACCTGGATTGGGGTGCCCGCTGGCCCCACACCCCCGCAGCCGCCAGCCTGCGTCCACACGACGCCCCCAAATTATTGTCCCCGTCGCAGCAGCCGTTGCCGCAAACAGGCCATCACCTGACAACGGACGGCACGGTGATCGTCCAGTCAACAGGTCATCTGGTTGGCGATCTGTTGGCCCATGCAGGCGCCCTCGAAAATTCTCGCAAGCCTGCGTTACCAGTCCACGGGTTCAACATGGATTGGTAACGCAGCGCTGTAGAGAACACGCCTGTAAGGGGTGCCGTCAGCGCGGCCCGGTTCCCGGGGTGGTCGTGGAATAGGCCCGGTCCTCTCTGCGCCTGAGCCCAGCCAGACCCAGCAGACCGAGCAGGCCCAGCCAGCCCCAGTCGAAGCCGTTATCCGCGTCGACGGGAGCCGTGGTGGTGCCGGTGGTGGTCGTGTTGGTGGTGACCGGTGCCGTCGTCTCCGTGGTGACGTCCGTCTGGGCGAACGCCGGGATGGGCGCGGCAAGCAGCAGGGAAAACAACAGCGTGGACTGAACAAATCGTTTCATCAATGGTCCTCCAGTCACAAGTGGTCTTCCAGGGGCAGCTCAATCCGAACACAGGCTGTCTGGCGAACGCAGCATCGCATACTCACCTGAGGCTCCGCCTGTTGGCCTTGTTCAGTCATCACCCACACAATCTTTAACGTCCGCGGCGCACCGGACGCGCGCGAGACTCAGGATTGAACGCCACGGGCAGGCCGCCGTGTCCAGGGCCCGCAGACGCCGAAAATGACACTGCGGCTGGGGCCACTGCTCTAGGGTGCGGGCATGAGCGCGCCCGTTCCCACCCCGGTTTCACCTGTCTCCGCCCGCCACGTCACGTCCGGCGGCACGCGGGTCTACACGCTGAGCGTGCCCGCCTTTCCGCATTTCGCCGCCAACGTGTTCGTGGTGGTGCGGGGCGAGCCTGCCAGGCCGACGTACACCGCCCTGATCGACACGGGTGGCAGCCACGAGGCCAGCACCGCCGCGCTGGAAGCCGGGCTGGAGGCCATCCGCCGCGAGTCCGGC
Coding sequences within it:
- a CDS encoding AIM24 family protein; translated protein: MTHMQLVQEQKGDGVTFRIHALTHVIRYSVGNDGELAETRQMDGRFTVEAQLHGSGVLIEPGAFQYSHGNITANVEQQAKGGFLSRAIATAGTGESAFATRFTGQGKVWTEPTNKHFIIAESSGAKGDEMILDDKAFYMAQDTMQLGTHTHNSIAGALSGNGLRQPKLSGRGIFVVESPVPVSEVEVIELSGNDTLIVDGDLMLMYSASLKVELRPLVRGIRNALRSGEGLVFVISGQGTVFLTPTHRNLSAATL
- a CDS encoding WGxxGxxG family protein, which codes for MKRFVQSTLLFSLLLAAPIPAFAQTDVTTETTAPVTTNTTTTGTTTAPVDADNGFDWGWLGLLGLLGLAGLRRREDRAYSTTTPGTGPR